Part of the Geovibrio ferrireducens genome, AGATACGTGAGCCCCCTTATAACCGCGGGCATGGAATCTATTTCAAAAATAAAGCCGGACAGCATAAAAGCCGGCAGAAACGCACTGAGAAGAGCTAACTGCGCCGCCACAAACTGGTTTCTCGCCAGTGTGGAAATTAGCAGCCCCTGCCCCAGCGAAGCCAGCAGAAACAGAGCGGAAACACCGGAGAGAATAAGAAACGAGCCCCTGAACGGCACACCGTAGAAAAATACGGAAACCAGCACACAGACCGTCATGGAGCCCATGCCCAGAACAAAATACGGAACCAGCTTGCCGAGAATTATCTCTGCTACTGTCACAGGCTTTGCCATCATAGCCTCCATTGTCCCCCTCTCCCACTCTCTGGCGACAACAAGGGAGGTGAGTATGGTTCCTGTCAGCGTCATGATAATCGCGATGGAACCGGGCAGGAGGAAGTTACGGCTTTTAAGCTCAGGGTTGAACAGAAAGCGGGGCTCTGAGGCGATGGGAATCTTCATTTCCGTCCCCTCTTCATCCGCATGCTGCAACAGCCATGTCTGCCATATGCCCGCAGTGTAATTATGCACAAATGAGGCTGTGTTAGGCTCGCTTCCGTCTGCTATCACCTGAATAACCGCACTTTCGGATTCTTGGGCGGCTTTGATGCTGAAATTTTGCGGAATTATCACTATCCCCCTTATCTTCCCTGCCTCAAGTTCAGGCAGAAGCTCCCTTCTGTCATTTGCGGTGCGTACATTCAGAAATTCCGAATTGATAAACGCAGAAGCCAGACGCCCGGCATCCGCCCCGCGTCCTTCAAGGGCAAGGCCTATATTTATCTTTGTACTGTCAAGATTTATGCCGTAGCCGAATATAAAAAGCAGAATGAGCGGCAAAACAAAAGCGATAAGGATCGAGCTTGGATCTCGGATTATCTGTGAGCTTTCTTTCCGTATGAGAGCGCTTACCCTTCTGAGATTCATGGCATGCTCCTTTGATCGAACCGCTTTATCAGCTCTATAAAGGCATCTTCAAGGGACGGTGACGGCAAAACAGAGGAACATGCGGATTCCTTAAGCTGATCCGGTGTTCCGGAGGCTATGTTCTCCCCTCTGTATATAAGCCCTATGCGGTCGCAGTACTCGGCTTCGTCCATAAAATGTGTGGTGACCATCACGGTAACTCCCTTTTTCACCATGCCGTTGATATGGTTCCAGAACTCACGCCTTGTCACAGGGTCGACGCCTGATGTGGGCTCATCCAGAAACAGGACATCCGGCGAATGCATAACAGAACAGGCAAGCGCCAGCCTCTGTTTGAAGCCGAGGGGCAGAGTATCCGTGTTTGCGGAGCGGTAACGGCCAAGTTCGAATATCTCCGTCATTCTGTCGGCAGCTTTTTCAGCCTCAGCTCCTCCGAGACCGTAAACTCCGGCAAAAAAGCTCAGGTTCTGCCTTACGCTCAGATTACCGTACAGAGAAAACTTCTGCGCCATGTAGCCGATGCGGGATCTGGCCGCGGAAGTGGCAGTTTTCAGGTCAAGCCCCATAACCTTCGCACTGCCGGAAGTGGGCTGAAGCAGACCGCACATCATCTTAAAAGTGGTTGACTTGCCCGCTCCGTTCGGGCCGAGGAGGCCGAAGATCTCGCCCCGCTTTATAGTAAAGCTGTTGTCACGCACGGCGGTAAAGTCACCGAAACGTTTGGTCAGATTAAGCGCTTCAATCACTGCACCGCTGTTTTCCGGTTTTTCTGTTATTATTTCCGCCAGCGGGGAATGCCCTCCGGGGCCGCCGCCAAGCCTGTCTATGAAGCCGTCCTCAAAACAGGGCTCCGTATTTTCCGCACCTGTAACCGGTACAGCAGCCCCCTCGCTGAGAGTAAATCTTACCCCGTTTCCCTGAATTATTCCGTCTGTCACATCGGCTCTGTTAAGAAGCTCCGTAAGAAGAGCCCGTTTATCCGCATCCGTGCTGCGGACAATGAACACGCGCCCCCTCATGCCCGTAAGCAGCTCCGAAGGCCGCCCGGCAAAAAGCATTCTGCCCCCGTTCAGGAGAACCACATCATCACACTTTTCAGCCTCATCCAGATAAGCCGTAGACCACACAACCCCCATGCCTCTCTCCAGCAGTTCCTGCACCATCTTCCACAGTTCCCGCCTAGAGATGGGATCAACACCCACGCTGGGTTCATCCAGCAAAAGAAGCTCCGGTTCGCCGAGAAGGGCACATGCAAGACCCAGCTTCTGCTTCATACCGCCGGAAAGCCTCCCGGCGAGTCTGCCCGTAAACTCTTTCAGCGCAGTGAACTCAAGGAGCCTGCCGAAGCGCTCCGCCTTTTTCCTTTT contains:
- a CDS encoding ABC transporter permease — encoded protein: MNLRRVSALIRKESSQIIRDPSSILIAFVLPLILLFIFGYGINLDSTKINIGLALEGRGADAGRLASAFINSEFLNVRTANDRRELLPELEAGKIRGIVIIPQNFSIKAAQESESAVIQVIADGSEPNTASFVHNYTAGIWQTWLLQHADEEGTEMKIPIASEPRFLFNPELKSRNFLLPGSIAIIMTLTGTILTSLVVAREWERGTMEAMMAKPVTVAEIILGKLVPYFVLGMGSMTVCVLVSVFFYGVPFRGSFLILSGVSALFLLASLGQGLLISTLARNQFVAAQLALLSAFLPAFMLSGFIFEIDSMPAVIRGLTYLFAARYFVTDLQTLFLAGNVKNLLIINTAAIAIIAAAFFAVTAAKTRKTLD
- a CDS encoding ATP-binding cassette domain-containing protein, with the protein product MENLLAEVKGLTKRFSGGSPPALDNISMQIFRGRMTGLVGPDGAGKTTLMRHLIGLLHADSGIVTVNGLNSVTDAPAIREITGYMPQKFGLYEDLTVQENLNLYAELCGLDKRKKAERFGRLLEFTALKEFTGRLAGRLSGGMKQKLGLACALLGEPELLLLDEPSVGVDPISRRELWKMVQELLERGMGVVWSTAYLDEAEKCDDVVLLNGGRMLFAGRPSELLTGMRGRVFIVRSTDADKRALLTELLNRADVTDGIIQGNGVRFTLSEGAAVPVTGAENTEPCFEDGFIDRLGGGPGGHSPLAEIITEKPENSGAVIEALNLTKRFGDFTAVRDNSFTIKRGEIFGLLGPNGAGKSTTFKMMCGLLQPTSGSAKVMGLDLKTATSAARSRIGYMAQKFSLYGNLSVRQNLSFFAGVYGLGGAEAEKAADRMTEIFELGRYRSANTDTLPLGFKQRLALACSVMHSPDVLFLDEPTSGVDPVTRREFWNHINGMVKKGVTVMVTTHFMDEAEYCDRIGLIYRGENIASGTPDQLKESACSSVLPSPSLEDAFIELIKRFDQRSMP